The following coding sequences lie in one Bifidobacterium sp. ESL0690 genomic window:
- a CDS encoding IclR family transcriptional regulator: MDSLSKDPQAARASRAPQATGNAAQNSNRAPIHDEIHSGVGVLDKTVKILEALESGPSTLGQLVAATGLARPTAHRLAIALERHRFVLRDQHGRFILGSRFAELATAAGEDRLLTAAGPILQTLLDRTGESAQIYRRQGDQRVCIAAVERASGLHDSIPVGAMLSMQAGSAAQILVAWEDSERLHQGLRHAKFTTSTLATVRRRGWADSVNEREEGVCSVSAPIRNSSGQVIAAISISGPSGRMGPSPGRRYAPYVMAGGKYLTDALMKASAGR, encoded by the coding sequence ATGGACTCACTATCAAAGGATCCCCAAGCGGCGCGGGCCTCACGCGCGCCCCAAGCAACCGGCAATGCTGCCCAAAATTCGAATCGCGCCCCTATTCATGACGAGATTCATTCCGGGGTCGGGGTCCTCGATAAGACAGTCAAGATTCTTGAGGCCCTCGAAAGCGGGCCGTCCACTCTAGGTCAACTCGTCGCAGCCACAGGCCTTGCGCGGCCTACCGCACATCGTCTGGCCATTGCGCTGGAACGTCATCGTTTCGTTTTGCGTGACCAACATGGCCGCTTCATTCTGGGCTCGCGTTTCGCCGAACTGGCCACCGCCGCCGGCGAAGACCGACTGCTGACCGCCGCCGGACCGATTCTTCAGACACTTCTCGACCGCACCGGCGAATCCGCACAGATCTATCGCCGTCAAGGCGACCAGCGTGTCTGCATCGCTGCCGTCGAGCGCGCCAGCGGACTACATGATTCCATCCCGGTCGGCGCCATGCTTTCCATGCAGGCCGGCAGCGCCGCGCAAATACTCGTCGCCTGGGAGGATTCCGAGCGTTTGCATCAGGGCCTGCGTCACGCCAAATTCACGACTTCCACGCTGGCAACCGTCCGTCGCCGCGGCTGGGCCGATTCGGTCAACGAACGCGAGGAAGGCGTCTGCTCGGTCTCAGCGCCGATCCGCAACTCCTCGGGCCAGGTCATCGCCGCCATCTCCATTTCCGGCCCTTCCGGCCGCATGGGTCCCTCCCCCGGTCGCCGCTATGCCCCGTACGTTATGGCCGGCGGCAAATACCTGACCGACGCCCTGATGAAGGCCAGCGCCGGCCGGTAA
- the leuD gene encoding 3-isopropylmalate dehydratase small subunit has translation MEKLTQVTGVGVPLRRSNVDTDQIIPAVFLKRVTKTGFEDALFYAWRRDPDFILNKPEYQNKGKILVAGPDFGIGSSREHAVWALRDYGFRVIISPRFADIFYGNTAKNGVLAAIMPQESVELLWKLLEEEPGRDMTVDLKERTVTCGDVTLPFEVNDYTRWRLMNGYDDIDLTLQHEDAIADYEKMRAQRFPFKPKTLPAKHAPEQQVKSARPVDDSTWSGPLGLK, from the coding sequence ATGGAGAAACTTACGCAGGTCACCGGCGTCGGCGTTCCGCTTCGGCGCTCGAACGTCGACACCGACCAGATTATTCCGGCCGTCTTTTTGAAGCGCGTCACCAAGACCGGCTTCGAGGACGCGCTGTTTTACGCGTGGCGACGCGACCCGGATTTCATCCTGAACAAGCCCGAATACCAGAACAAGGGCAAGATTTTGGTCGCCGGCCCTGATTTCGGCATCGGTTCGTCGCGTGAACACGCCGTTTGGGCGCTGCGCGACTACGGGTTCCGCGTCATCATCAGCCCGCGTTTCGCGGACATCTTCTACGGCAACACCGCCAAGAACGGCGTGCTGGCCGCCATCATGCCGCAGGAAAGCGTTGAGCTGCTGTGGAAGCTCTTGGAAGAGGAACCCGGCCGCGATATGACCGTCGACCTGAAGGAACGCACCGTGACCTGCGGCGACGTCACCCTGCCCTTCGAGGTCAACGATTACACGCGCTGGCGTCTGATGAACGGCTACGACGACATCGATTTGACGCTGCAGCACGAGGACGCCATCGCCGACTACGAAAAGATGCGCGCCCAGCGCTTCCCGTTCAAGCCCAAGACTCTCCCCGCCAAGCATGCTCCCGAGCAGCAGGTCAAGTCCGCTCGTCCGGTTGATGACAGTACGTGGAGTGGTCCACTGGGATTGAAATAG
- the leuC gene encoding 3-isopropylmalate dehydratase large subunit yields the protein MASTLAEKVWADHLVYQGKDGAPDLIYIDLMLMHEVTSPQAFEGLRLAGRKPRHTDLLIATEDHNTPTVDIDKPNPDETSAKQLSTLEKNCKEFGVLLHPLGDADQGIVHAFAPNLGLTQPGMTIVCGDSHTSTHGAFGALAFGIGTSEVEHVMATQTLSLKPFKTMAVNVEGELPEGVTAKDIILAIIAKIGIGGGQGHVIEYRGSAIRSLSMDARMTICNMSIEAGARAGMIAPDETTFEYLKGRPYAPTGEMWDKAVAYWKTLKTDDDAKFDKEVTINAADLSPYVTWGTNPGQGAPISADVPDPADIADAEQRQATQSALDYMGLKPGTPIKSIPVDTVFIGSCTNGRIEDLRAAASVMKGHHKADSIHRVLVVPASSRARLQAEDEGLDKIFKDFGAEWRNAGCSMCLGMNPDKLVPGERSVSTSNRNFEGRQGKGGRTHLASPLVAAATAIRGTISSPADL from the coding sequence ATGGCAAGCACATTGGCTGAAAAAGTCTGGGCCGATCACCTGGTGTACCAGGGCAAAGACGGTGCACCGGACCTGATCTATATCGACCTCATGCTCATGCACGAGGTCACTAGTCCGCAGGCGTTCGAGGGCCTGCGACTGGCCGGGCGCAAGCCGCGCCACACTGACCTGCTCATCGCCACCGAAGACCACAACACGCCTACGGTCGACATCGACAAGCCGAATCCGGACGAAACCTCCGCCAAACAGCTGAGCACGTTGGAGAAGAACTGCAAAGAATTCGGGGTGCTGCTGCATCCGCTTGGCGACGCCGACCAGGGCATCGTCCATGCCTTCGCGCCGAATCTCGGCTTGACGCAGCCGGGCATGACCATCGTCTGCGGCGATTCGCATACTTCCACGCACGGCGCGTTCGGGGCGCTGGCGTTCGGCATCGGCACCAGCGAGGTCGAGCACGTGATGGCTACACAGACCTTGTCGTTGAAGCCGTTCAAGACCATGGCCGTCAACGTCGAAGGCGAGCTGCCCGAAGGCGTCACGGCCAAGGACATCATCCTGGCCATCATTGCCAAGATCGGTATCGGCGGCGGGCAGGGCCACGTCATCGAATACCGCGGTTCCGCGATTCGTTCGCTTTCCATGGACGCGCGCATGACTATCTGCAATATGTCCATCGAGGCCGGTGCCCGCGCTGGCATGATCGCCCCCGACGAGACCACTTTCGAGTACCTGAAGGGCCGCCCGTACGCTCCGACCGGCGAGATGTGGGACAAGGCCGTGGCCTATTGGAAGACGCTCAAAACCGACGACGACGCGAAATTCGACAAGGAAGTCACCATCAACGCGGCTGACCTTTCGCCTTACGTCACCTGGGGTACCAACCCCGGCCAAGGCGCGCCGATTTCCGCTGACGTTCCCGATCCGGCTGATATCGCCGACGCCGAGCAGCGTCAGGCCACGCAGTCCGCGCTGGACTACATGGGCCTCAAGCCTGGAACGCCGATCAAGTCGATTCCGGTGGACACCGTCTTCATTGGCTCCTGCACCAACGGCCGCATTGAGGATCTTCGTGCCGCCGCATCGGTGATGAAGGGCCATCACAAGGCCGATTCCATCCACCGTGTGCTGGTCGTGCCGGCCTCGTCTCGTGCTCGCCTGCAGGCCGAGGACGAAGGGCTTGACAAGATCTTCAAGGACTTCGGCGCGGAATGGCGTAACGCCGGCTGCTCGATGTGCCTCGGGATGAACCCGGACAAGCTCGTTCCTGGTGAACGTTCGGTTTCGACTTCGAACCGCAACTTCGAAGGTCGCCAGGGCAAGGGCGGGCGCACGCACTTGGCTTCGCCGCTGGTCGCCGCCGCTACCGCCATTCGCGGCACGATTTCCAGCCCCGCTGACCTGTGA
- a CDS encoding NAD(P)-dependent alcohol dehydrogenase produces the protein MKGIVYTQFGAPKEALEVKEIDKPAIADNQVLVRVKASSLNLADYMRFIEPVMGKEMNPMMRNMDENVIHALGKVLGVDVAGVVEEVGSKVADVKPGDEVFGATPMLIGAWAEYAALNDGDLYLKPENLSFEEAATLPAAAQVALSEVRLADVKPGQSVLINGATGGVGLFTLQVAKAFGAKVTAVCSTHNVDLVKKFGADKVIDYTKEDFTKSTDRYDCILAVNGYATLEQYRDLLKDGGVYIPVGGMQQSGEAHQRGKECFEGTGKSLRSIGFAQMKKEYPYIKELAESKAITPVIDKTFAITDIADAITFAVNHHPQGKIALSFNF, from the coding sequence ATGAAAGGCATCGTCTATACACAATTCGGAGCACCCAAAGAAGCACTGGAAGTCAAGGAAATCGACAAACCAGCGATTGCGGACAATCAGGTGCTGGTGCGCGTCAAAGCCTCGTCGCTGAACCTCGCCGATTATATGCGCTTCATCGAGCCGGTGATGGGTAAAGAGATGAACCCGATGATGCGCAACATGGACGAGAACGTCATCCACGCGCTGGGCAAGGTGCTGGGCGTCGACGTTGCCGGCGTGGTCGAGGAGGTCGGCAGTAAAGTAGCCGACGTAAAGCCGGGTGATGAGGTGTTTGGCGCCACCCCAATGCTTATCGGCGCTTGGGCGGAATATGCGGCGCTCAACGACGGCGACCTTTACCTGAAGCCTGAAAACCTGAGCTTCGAGGAAGCGGCCACGTTGCCCGCCGCCGCGCAGGTCGCGTTGAGCGAGGTGCGTCTGGCTGATGTGAAGCCGGGGCAAAGCGTGCTTATCAATGGCGCTACCGGCGGTGTCGGGCTGTTCACGCTACAGGTCGCCAAGGCGTTCGGTGCCAAGGTGACCGCAGTGTGCAGCACTCACAATGTCGATCTGGTGAAGAAATTCGGCGCCGACAAGGTCATCGATTACACCAAGGAAGATTTCACCAAGTCGACCGACCGCTACGATTGCATTCTCGCGGTCAACGGCTACGCGACGCTGGAACAATATCGTGACCTGCTTAAAGACGGCGGCGTCTACATTCCCGTCGGCGGCATGCAGCAGTCAGGCGAGGCCCACCAGCGCGGCAAGGAATGCTTCGAAGGCACTGGCAAATCGTTGCGCAGCATCGGGTTTGCGCAGATGAAGAAGGAATATCCTTATATTAAGGAACTCGCCGAAAGCAAGGCCATCACGCCGGTGATCGACAAGACCTTCGCCATCACCGACATCGCCGATGCCATCACGTTCGCGGTCAACCACCACCCGCAGGGCAAGATTGCGCTGAGCTTCAATTTCTAG